A single region of the Syngnathus acus chromosome 6, fSynAcu1.2, whole genome shotgun sequence genome encodes:
- the cpt1ab gene encoding carnitine O-palmitoyltransferase 1, liver isoform isoform X1, protein MAEAHQAVAFQFTVTPDGIDLQLCHEALRQIYLSGLHSWKKRFIRFKNGVMTGVYPGSPGGFMVVVVSYMSYNKYKQLDPSLGLIAKLGQHMPISKYMSTDTQKVLGGVLVGTGLWVTIIMIMRNVLKSLLSWHGWMYARHGSVSWSTRLWMLLVKVFSGRKPMLYSFQSSLPRLPVPPVNDTCRRYLESVRPLMDDEQFERMTGLAKDFEMKLGPRLQWYLKLKSWWASNYVSDWWEEYIYLRGRGPIMVNSNYYAMDFLYVFPTSVQAARAGNAIHAIMIYRRRLDRAQIKPIYLLANKVPLCSAQWERMFNTTRIPGLETDVLQHTNESKHIAVYHKGRFYKVWMFYDGRLLLPREIEQQMERILADRSEPAPGEERLAALTAGDRTPWAKCRDTYFSRGKNKQSLDAIEKAAFFVTLDETEQRFEESNPVKSLDSYAKSLLHGKCYDRWFDKSFNLIVFKNGTMGLNAEHSWADAPIIGHLWEHVLSMDPFKLGYTEDGHCCGEPHPNLPAPQRLQWDINDECQGIIDGSLTVARILADDVDSHIFPFNDFGKGLIKKCRTSPDAFIQIALQLAHYRDKGKFCLTYEASMTRLFREGRTETVRSCTSETCTFVHSMIRDETREQRLKLLKLASEKHQNMYRLAMTGMGIDRHLFCLYVVSKYLGEDSPFLKEVLSEPWRLSTSQTPLQQVELFDLVRHPEYVSSGGGFGPVADDGYGVSYIIVGENLINFHISSKHSSPETDSHRFGANIRQAMLDILDLFQLENKVSK, encoded by the exons ATGGCAGAAGCTCACCAGGCAGTGGCCTTTCAGTTCACCGTCACCCCAGATGGCATCGATCTGCAGCTGTGCCATGAGGCTCTGCGCCAAATCTACCTCTCTGGTCTTCACTCGTGGAAGAAAAGATTCATTCGCTTCAAG AATGGAGTAATGACTGGTGTGTACCCAGGCAGCCCAGGTGGCTTCATGGTTGTGGTCGTGTCTTACATGTcctacaataaatacaaacaactGGATCCATCTCTTGGCTTGATTGCCAAACTGGGACAACACATGCCTATTAG TAAATATATGTCGACAGACACCCAGAAGGTTCTTGGTGGGGTATTGGTGGGCACAGGTCTATGGGTGACCATCATCATGATCATGAGGAATGTCCTCAAGTCCCTGTTGTCGTGGCATGGCTGGATGTATGCGCGCCATGGCTCGGTATCCTGGTCGACTCGATTGTGGATG tTGTTAGTTAAGGTGTTCTCTGGAAGGAAACCCATGCTCTATAGTTTCCAGAGCTCCTTGCCGCGGCTGCCTGTTCCACCTGTAAATGATACCTGCAGAAGG TACCTCGAGTCAGTCCGCCCACTAATGGATGATGAACAATTTGAACGGATGACGGGACTGGCTAAAGACTTTGAGATGAAACTGGGTCCTAGATTGCAGTGGTACCTAAAACTGAAGTCATGGTGGGCCTCCAATTAC GTCAGTGACTGGTGGGAAGAGTATATTTACCTTAGAGGTCGCGGGCCCATCATGGTGAACAGCAACTACTATGCTATG GACTTCCTTTATGTGTTCCCCACCTCAGTTCAGGCTGCCAGAGCAGGTAATGCCATTCATGCCATCATGATCTACAGGAGGAGGCTCGACCGAGCTCAGATCAAGCCA ATATACTTGCTGGCAAACAAGGTTCCTCTGTGTTCGGCTCAGTGGGAGCGGATGTTTAACACTACCCGCATCCCCGGTTTGGAGACAG ATGTCCTTCAGCACACGAATGAGAGCAAACACATAGCCGTGTACCACAAAGGGCGCTTCTACAAGGTGTGGATGTTTTATGATGGAAGGCTTCTCTTGCCACGGGAGATTGAACAGCAGATGGAAAGGATCCTGGCTGACCGGTCGGAGCCCGCGCCAGGAGAGGAGAGGCTCGCTGCACTTACTGCAGGGGACAG GACACCATGGGCAAAGTGCCGCGACACCTACTTCAGCCGTGGCAAGAACAAGCAGTCTCTGGACGCCATTGAGAAGGCAGCCTTCTTTGTGACACTGGATGAAACAGAGCAGCGATTCGAAGAAAGCAACCCAGTAAAGTCTCTGGATAGTTATGCAAAGTCTCTGCTGCACGGAAAGTGTTACGACAG GTGGTTTGATAAATCCTTTAACCTGATCGTTTTTAAGAATGGAACCATGGGTCTGAATGCTGAACACTCCTGGGCTGATGCTCCCATCATTGGTCATCTGTGGGAG catGTGCTTTCCATGGACCCATTTAAGCTTGGATATACCGAAGATGGGCACTGCTGTGGGGAGCCCCATCCCAACCTGCCTGCCCCGCAGAGACTGCAATGGGACATCAATGATGAG TGCCAAGGAATCATCGACGGCTCGCTGACAGTTGCCAGGATTCTGGCAGACGACGTGGACAGCCACATTTTCCCCTTCAATGATTTTGGCAAGGGTCTCATCAAGAAGTGCCGTACCAGTCCTGATGCCTTCATCCAGATTGCCCTGCAGTTGGCTCATTACAGG GACAAGGGCAAGTTCTGCCTGACCTATGAAGCCTCCATGACCCGTTTGTTCCGTGAGGGTCGAACGGAAACGGTCCGCTCCTGCACCTCGGAAACGTGCACTTTCGTCCATTCTATGATCAGAGACGAGACT AGAGAACAACGTCTGAAGTTGCTCAAACTTGCTTCAGAGAAGCACCAAAACATGTACCGCCTGGCTATGACTGGCATGGGCATTGATCGCCACCTCTTCTGTCTTTACGTGGTTTCCAAATACCTGGGGGAAGACTCGCCCTTCCTCAAGGAG gtgCTGTCTGAGCCGTGGAGGCTGTCCACCAGTCAGACGCCGCTGCAGCAGGTGGAGCTGTTTGACCTGGTCAGACACCCTGAATATGTGTCATCTGGAGGCGGCTTTGGACCG GTGGCTGATGATGGTTATGGTGTGTCTTACATCATCGTTGGAGAAAACCTGATCAACTTCCACATCTCCAGCAAACACTCCAGCCCAGAAACT GACTCTCACCGTTTTGGCGCCAACATCAGACAGGCCATGTTGGACATACTCGACCTCTTCCAGCTCGAGAACAAAGTTTCCAAGTGA
- the si:ch211-236l14.4 gene encoding SITS-binding protein isoform X1 has protein sequence MGGLSLTESTLAAASTLEAPLLWQTLPIPPPNPSLQLSCEERARRYVRQCGANESASLGYSWALLPNSAWGSSPLYCGQCTLKNPDFFFFKNSGAMWNPSPIPEVTWDTGLKEMNETWKGAIACLGVAVFFVMTIGIIYWQVVDQPNKNWILKGTLSGLIWERRTHSLVIQTLTEDKTYVEIDVENVGNPDLEVPFVRNLCWLNKTEFCYTWDAVAEIKISLDVNEDTGTECYSMTWTPVQCHVQLKDCFSMTNVSWYGGASVNGQTWPINDQNATVQPFVVSDLKENPSGFGSALERYFLGSSGVAVLVSPDIPLQLGLESRQQFCLQSLPSMTLLPLQYTVCVANNVKAVHQEAMQQLSQLTREIPDLKALWLPSWKLLSNVDSGLKVERELRTFSNRLRRHQLGDGIISLNEHSTNLLSEMDQDYLNSRKRGASKRRSTDLPLVKLLNISVTLSPFLSVDTTQFHTSLMDGTEAFWLSLPSAPHGQLVPLMTQWRGKFCVKLNVTNPGAVSWFLDRVGAIQAHLGMEYILLEGGEKNLFEEQALRSPEALGGDTYISLLADVAARIGDSTIMSAGTRSSHKPVFLRMTSLQSDWSLMGLKGIIPCLLHHTVLGYNFLIPDAVGGSLSGDMVTDEELYIRWLEIVSFLPVISFHTPPWVCGEDWVLNLTRVYITKHQRDVVPLIEKYAEEWQETGSPIYRPLWWLSPEDPVTFTIDDQFLIGDEVLVAPVVERGAVKRDIYLPDGGFQWQDSQNAQVFDGGTLLEDYPVPLEAVGVFLRRR, from the exons ATGGGGGGTCTCTCTCTTACCGAGTCGACCTTGGCCGCTGCGTCCACACTGGAAGCTCCACTGCTTTGGCAAACCCTCCCGATCCCCCCACCAAATCCCTCTCTCCAACTTTCATGTGAAGAAAGAGCGCGGCGTTACGTCAGACAGTGCGGGGCAAACGAGAGCGCGTCTTTGGGCTATTCGTGGGCACTGCTGCCAAACTCAGCTTGGGGCAGCTCACCACTTTACTGCGGCCAATGCACATTGAAaaatccagatttttttttttttaaaaacagcgGCGCTATGTG GAACCCTAGCCCCATTCCGGAGGTAACATGGGACACAGGCTTGAAGGAGATGAACGAGACGTGGAAAGGAGCGATAGCGTGTCTCGGGGTGGCCGTCTTCTTTGTAATGACGATTGGGATCATTTACTGGCAAGTGGTGGACCAGCCCAACAAGAACTGGATCCTTAAGGGGACTTTGAGCGGACTGATCTGGGAGAGAAGAACCCACTCGCTGGTCATCCAGACGCTAACTGAGGACAAGACCTACGTAGAGATAGACGTCGAGAACGTGGGGAACCCTGACCTGGAGGTCCCATTTGTGAGAAACTTGTGCTGGCTCAACAAGACCGAGTTCTGCTACACGTGGGACGCAGTAGCTGAGATCAAAATCTCCCTGGATGTGAACGAGGACACCGGGACTGAGTGCTACAGCATGACCTGGACTCCGGTGCAGTGCCATGTGCAGCTCAAG GACTGCTTCTCCATGACGAACGTATCCTGGTATGGCGGCGCCAGTGTGAACGGTCAGACGTGGCCTATTAATGATCAAAATGCCACTGTGCAGCCCTTTGTTGTCAGCGATCTCAAGGAGAATCCCTCAGGTTTCGGCTCAGCTCTGGAGCGATACTTCCTCGGCTCATCAG GTGTTGCAGTGCTGGTGTCTCCAGACATCCCTCTGCAGCTGGGCTTGGAGAGCAGACAACAATTCTGCTTGCAATCACTGCCCAGTATGACACTTCTGCCCTTGCAGTACACTGTTTGCGTGGCCAACAATGTGAAGGCTGTACACCAAGAAGCAATGCAGCAGCTCTCCCAGCTCACTCGGGAGATACCCGACCTTAAGGCGCTGTG GCTCCCATCCTGGAAGCTCCTCAGCAACGTGGATTCAGGGCTGAAGGTGGAGAGGGAGCTGAGGACCTTCTCTAATCGTCTTAGAAGACACCAGCTAGGGGATGGAATCATCAGCCTTAATGAACATTCCACCAACCTCCTTTCTGAAATG GACCAGGACTACCTCAATAGCAGGAAGAGGGGGGCGTCTAAAAGACGCAGCACCGACCTCCCACTTGTGAAGCTTCTTAACATTTCCGTCACTCTGTCCCCTTTCCTGAGCGTGGACACCACGCAGTTCCATACATCTCTTATGGATGGTACTGAGGCCTTCTGGCTTAGTCTTCCCTCCGCACCACATGGACAGTTG GTCCCTTTGATGACTCAGTGGCGAGGGAAATTCTGCGTAAAGCTGAATGTCACAAACCCTGGAGCCGTGAGCTGGTTCCTGGACAGAGTTGGAGCCATACAGGCCCATTTGGGAATGGAGTATATCCTGCTGGAAGGGGGTGAGAAGAATCTCTTTGAGGAGCAGGCCCTGCGGTCACCGGAGGCTCTAGGTGGGGACACATACATCAGCCTACTGGCTGATGTGGCCGCCAGAATTGGAGACTCCACTATCATGTCAGCGGGGACAAG GTCTAGCCACAAACCAGTGTTTCTCAGGATGACTTCTCTGCAGTCTGACTGGAGCCTAATGGGTCTGAAGGGGATCATTCCTTGTCTGCTGCACCACACTGTGCTGGGATACAACTTCCTCATTCCCGATGCAGTAG GTGGATCTCTATCTGGAGACATGGTCACAGATGAGGAGTTGTACATTCGTTGGCTGGAGATTGTGTCCTTCCTCCCGGTAATCAGTTTCCATACACCCCCATGGGTCTGCGGAGAGGACTGg GTGCTAAACTTAACACGGGTATACATAACAAAGCACCAGAGGGATGTGGTACCACTCATAGAAAAGTATGCCGAAGAGTGGCAGGAGACGGGAAGCCCCATCTATCGGCCCCTGTGGTGGCTCAGTCCAGAGGATCCAGTGACCTTCACCATCGATGACCAGTTCCTCATTGGAGACGAG GTTCTGGTGGCACCGGTGgtggagaggggagcagtgaagAGGGACATTTACTTACCTGACGGGGGCTTCCAATGGCAGGACAGTCAAAATGCTCAGGTGTTTGATGGAGGGACGCTCCTGGAGGACTACCCTGTGCCTTTAGAGGCGGTGGGTGTCTTCTTACGGCGAAGATGA
- the cpt1ab gene encoding carnitine O-palmitoyltransferase 1, liver isoform isoform X2 gives MAEAHQAVAFQFTVTPDGIDLQLCHEALRQIYLSGLHSWKKRFIRFKNGVMTGVYPGSPGGFMVVVVSYMSYNKYKQLDPSLGLIAKLGQHMPISKYMSTDTQKVLGGVLVGTGLWVTIIMIMRNVLKSLLSWHGWMYARHGSVSWSTRLWMLLVKVFSGRKPMLYSFQSSLPRLPVPPVNDTCRRYLESVRPLMDDEQFERMTGLAKDFEMKLGPRLQWYLKLKSWWASNYVSDWWEEYIYLRGRGPIMVNSNYYAMDFLYVFPTSVQAARAGNAIHAIMIYRRRLDRAQIKPLMLLNTIPMCSSQYERMFNTSRVPGVDTDVLQHTNESKHIAVYHKGRFYKVWMFYDGRLLLPREIEQQMERILADRSEPAPGEERLAALTAGDRTPWAKCRDTYFSRGKNKQSLDAIEKAAFFVTLDETEQRFEESNPVKSLDSYAKSLLHGKCYDRWFDKSFNLIVFKNGTMGLNAEHSWADAPIIGHLWEHVLSMDPFKLGYTEDGHCCGEPHPNLPAPQRLQWDINDECQGIIDGSLTVARILADDVDSHIFPFNDFGKGLIKKCRTSPDAFIQIALQLAHYRDKGKFCLTYEASMTRLFREGRTETVRSCTSETCTFVHSMIRDETREQRLKLLKLASEKHQNMYRLAMTGMGIDRHLFCLYVVSKYLGEDSPFLKEVLSEPWRLSTSQTPLQQVELFDLVRHPEYVSSGGGFGPVADDGYGVSYIIVGENLINFHISSKHSSPETDSHRFGANIRQAMLDILDLFQLENKVSK, from the exons ATGGCAGAAGCTCACCAGGCAGTGGCCTTTCAGTTCACCGTCACCCCAGATGGCATCGATCTGCAGCTGTGCCATGAGGCTCTGCGCCAAATCTACCTCTCTGGTCTTCACTCGTGGAAGAAAAGATTCATTCGCTTCAAG AATGGAGTAATGACTGGTGTGTACCCAGGCAGCCCAGGTGGCTTCATGGTTGTGGTCGTGTCTTACATGTcctacaataaatacaaacaactGGATCCATCTCTTGGCTTGATTGCCAAACTGGGACAACACATGCCTATTAG TAAATATATGTCGACAGACACCCAGAAGGTTCTTGGTGGGGTATTGGTGGGCACAGGTCTATGGGTGACCATCATCATGATCATGAGGAATGTCCTCAAGTCCCTGTTGTCGTGGCATGGCTGGATGTATGCGCGCCATGGCTCGGTATCCTGGTCGACTCGATTGTGGATG tTGTTAGTTAAGGTGTTCTCTGGAAGGAAACCCATGCTCTATAGTTTCCAGAGCTCCTTGCCGCGGCTGCCTGTTCCACCTGTAAATGATACCTGCAGAAGG TACCTCGAGTCAGTCCGCCCACTAATGGATGATGAACAATTTGAACGGATGACGGGACTGGCTAAAGACTTTGAGATGAAACTGGGTCCTAGATTGCAGTGGTACCTAAAACTGAAGTCATGGTGGGCCTCCAATTAC GTCAGTGACTGGTGGGAAGAGTATATTTACCTTAGAGGTCGCGGGCCCATCATGGTGAACAGCAACTACTATGCTATG GACTTCCTTTATGTGTTCCCCACCTCAGTTCAGGCTGCCAGAGCAGGTAATGCCATTCATGCCATCATGATCTACAGGAGGAGGCTCGACCGAGCTCAGATCAAGCCA CTCATGCTCCTAAACACTATCCCCATGTGTTCCTCCCAATACGAGCGTATGTTCAACACCAGTCGTGTCCCAGGTGTAGACACAG ATGTCCTTCAGCACACGAATGAGAGCAAACACATAGCCGTGTACCACAAAGGGCGCTTCTACAAGGTGTGGATGTTTTATGATGGAAGGCTTCTCTTGCCACGGGAGATTGAACAGCAGATGGAAAGGATCCTGGCTGACCGGTCGGAGCCCGCGCCAGGAGAGGAGAGGCTCGCTGCACTTACTGCAGGGGACAG GACACCATGGGCAAAGTGCCGCGACACCTACTTCAGCCGTGGCAAGAACAAGCAGTCTCTGGACGCCATTGAGAAGGCAGCCTTCTTTGTGACACTGGATGAAACAGAGCAGCGATTCGAAGAAAGCAACCCAGTAAAGTCTCTGGATAGTTATGCAAAGTCTCTGCTGCACGGAAAGTGTTACGACAG GTGGTTTGATAAATCCTTTAACCTGATCGTTTTTAAGAATGGAACCATGGGTCTGAATGCTGAACACTCCTGGGCTGATGCTCCCATCATTGGTCATCTGTGGGAG catGTGCTTTCCATGGACCCATTTAAGCTTGGATATACCGAAGATGGGCACTGCTGTGGGGAGCCCCATCCCAACCTGCCTGCCCCGCAGAGACTGCAATGGGACATCAATGATGAG TGCCAAGGAATCATCGACGGCTCGCTGACAGTTGCCAGGATTCTGGCAGACGACGTGGACAGCCACATTTTCCCCTTCAATGATTTTGGCAAGGGTCTCATCAAGAAGTGCCGTACCAGTCCTGATGCCTTCATCCAGATTGCCCTGCAGTTGGCTCATTACAGG GACAAGGGCAAGTTCTGCCTGACCTATGAAGCCTCCATGACCCGTTTGTTCCGTGAGGGTCGAACGGAAACGGTCCGCTCCTGCACCTCGGAAACGTGCACTTTCGTCCATTCTATGATCAGAGACGAGACT AGAGAACAACGTCTGAAGTTGCTCAAACTTGCTTCAGAGAAGCACCAAAACATGTACCGCCTGGCTATGACTGGCATGGGCATTGATCGCCACCTCTTCTGTCTTTACGTGGTTTCCAAATACCTGGGGGAAGACTCGCCCTTCCTCAAGGAG gtgCTGTCTGAGCCGTGGAGGCTGTCCACCAGTCAGACGCCGCTGCAGCAGGTGGAGCTGTTTGACCTGGTCAGACACCCTGAATATGTGTCATCTGGAGGCGGCTTTGGACCG GTGGCTGATGATGGTTATGGTGTGTCTTACATCATCGTTGGAGAAAACCTGATCAACTTCCACATCTCCAGCAAACACTCCAGCCCAGAAACT GACTCTCACCGTTTTGGCGCCAACATCAGACAGGCCATGTTGGACATACTCGACCTCTTCCAGCTCGAGAACAAAGTTTCCAAGTGA
- the si:ch211-236l14.4 gene encoding SITS-binding protein isoform X2: MGGLSLTESTLAAASTLEAPLLWQTLPIPPPNPSLQLSCEERARRYVRQCGANESASLGYSWALLPNSAWGSSPLYCGQCTLKNPDFFFFKNSGAMWNPSPIPEVTWDTGLKEMNETWKGAIACLGVAVFFVMTIGIIYWQVVDQPNKNWILKGTLSGLIWERRTHSLVIQTLTEDKTYVEIDVENVGNPDLEVPFVRNLCWLNKTEFCYTWDAVAEIKISLDVNEDTGTECYSMTWTPVQCHVQLKDCFSMTNVSWYGGASVNGQTWPINDQNATVQPFVVSDLKENPSGFGSALERYFLGSSGVAVLVSPDIPLQLGLESRQQFCLQSLPSMTLLPLQYTVCVANNVKAVHQEAMQQLSQLTREIPDLKALWLPSWKLLSNVDSGLKVERELRTFSNRLRRHQLGDGIISLNEHSTNLLSEMDQDYLNSRKRGASKRRSTDLPLVKLLNISVTLSPFLSVDTTQFHTSLMDGTEAFWLSLPSAPHGQLVPLMTQWRGKFCVKLNVTNPGAVSWFLDRVGAIQAHLGMEYILLEGGEKNLFEEQALRSPEALGGDTYISLLADVAARIGDSTIMSAGTRSSHKPVFLRMTSLQSDWSLMGLKGIIPCLLHHTVLGYNFLIPDAVDLYLETWSQMRSCTFVGWRLCPSSR; the protein is encoded by the exons ATGGGGGGTCTCTCTCTTACCGAGTCGACCTTGGCCGCTGCGTCCACACTGGAAGCTCCACTGCTTTGGCAAACCCTCCCGATCCCCCCACCAAATCCCTCTCTCCAACTTTCATGTGAAGAAAGAGCGCGGCGTTACGTCAGACAGTGCGGGGCAAACGAGAGCGCGTCTTTGGGCTATTCGTGGGCACTGCTGCCAAACTCAGCTTGGGGCAGCTCACCACTTTACTGCGGCCAATGCACATTGAAaaatccagatttttttttttttaaaaacagcgGCGCTATGTG GAACCCTAGCCCCATTCCGGAGGTAACATGGGACACAGGCTTGAAGGAGATGAACGAGACGTGGAAAGGAGCGATAGCGTGTCTCGGGGTGGCCGTCTTCTTTGTAATGACGATTGGGATCATTTACTGGCAAGTGGTGGACCAGCCCAACAAGAACTGGATCCTTAAGGGGACTTTGAGCGGACTGATCTGGGAGAGAAGAACCCACTCGCTGGTCATCCAGACGCTAACTGAGGACAAGACCTACGTAGAGATAGACGTCGAGAACGTGGGGAACCCTGACCTGGAGGTCCCATTTGTGAGAAACTTGTGCTGGCTCAACAAGACCGAGTTCTGCTACACGTGGGACGCAGTAGCTGAGATCAAAATCTCCCTGGATGTGAACGAGGACACCGGGACTGAGTGCTACAGCATGACCTGGACTCCGGTGCAGTGCCATGTGCAGCTCAAG GACTGCTTCTCCATGACGAACGTATCCTGGTATGGCGGCGCCAGTGTGAACGGTCAGACGTGGCCTATTAATGATCAAAATGCCACTGTGCAGCCCTTTGTTGTCAGCGATCTCAAGGAGAATCCCTCAGGTTTCGGCTCAGCTCTGGAGCGATACTTCCTCGGCTCATCAG GTGTTGCAGTGCTGGTGTCTCCAGACATCCCTCTGCAGCTGGGCTTGGAGAGCAGACAACAATTCTGCTTGCAATCACTGCCCAGTATGACACTTCTGCCCTTGCAGTACACTGTTTGCGTGGCCAACAATGTGAAGGCTGTACACCAAGAAGCAATGCAGCAGCTCTCCCAGCTCACTCGGGAGATACCCGACCTTAAGGCGCTGTG GCTCCCATCCTGGAAGCTCCTCAGCAACGTGGATTCAGGGCTGAAGGTGGAGAGGGAGCTGAGGACCTTCTCTAATCGTCTTAGAAGACACCAGCTAGGGGATGGAATCATCAGCCTTAATGAACATTCCACCAACCTCCTTTCTGAAATG GACCAGGACTACCTCAATAGCAGGAAGAGGGGGGCGTCTAAAAGACGCAGCACCGACCTCCCACTTGTGAAGCTTCTTAACATTTCCGTCACTCTGTCCCCTTTCCTGAGCGTGGACACCACGCAGTTCCATACATCTCTTATGGATGGTACTGAGGCCTTCTGGCTTAGTCTTCCCTCCGCACCACATGGACAGTTG GTCCCTTTGATGACTCAGTGGCGAGGGAAATTCTGCGTAAAGCTGAATGTCACAAACCCTGGAGCCGTGAGCTGGTTCCTGGACAGAGTTGGAGCCATACAGGCCCATTTGGGAATGGAGTATATCCTGCTGGAAGGGGGTGAGAAGAATCTCTTTGAGGAGCAGGCCCTGCGGTCACCGGAGGCTCTAGGTGGGGACACATACATCAGCCTACTGGCTGATGTGGCCGCCAGAATTGGAGACTCCACTATCATGTCAGCGGGGACAAG GTCTAGCCACAAACCAGTGTTTCTCAGGATGACTTCTCTGCAGTCTGACTGGAGCCTAATGGGTCTGAAGGGGATCATTCCTTGTCTGCTGCACCACACTGTGCTGGGATACAACTTCCTCATTCCCGATGCA GTGGATCTCTATCTGGAGACATGGTCACAGATGAGGAGTTGTACATTCGTTGGCTGGAGATTGTGTCCTTCCTCCCGGTAA